A genomic window from Sulfurospirillum multivorans DSM 12446 includes:
- a CDS encoding ABC transporter permease, producing MKRLINHRPSRANALWMGVLPFILIGIVYLFASHARLAENPDDKLLPSFTQIVQTMEKSALTPSKRSGEILFIQDTLASLSRLGLGVLISALLGLALGIPLGLIPLVRSGLSPFVAAFSMVPPIAILPILFIVFGMGEVAKVALIVIGVTPLIVRDLQQRVEEFSREQLIKAQTLGASTWTLVIRIILPQMLPRLLDSVRLTLGTAWIFLISAEAIAATEGLGYRIFLVRRYLAMDLILPYVVWITLLAFLADFLLKKFTCKLFPWYETKERA from the coding sequence ATGAAGCGATTGATAAACCACCGACCCTCACGAGCGAATGCGCTTTGGATGGGAGTGCTTCCTTTTATACTGATCGGGATTGTGTACCTGTTTGCCTCTCATGCGAGGCTAGCGGAAAATCCTGATGATAAACTTTTACCATCGTTTACGCAGATCGTTCAAACGATGGAAAAATCGGCACTCACTCCTAGTAAACGCTCAGGAGAGATACTCTTTATCCAAGATACGCTCGCCTCGCTGAGTCGTTTGGGGCTTGGTGTGCTTATCAGTGCGCTTTTAGGGCTTGCGCTTGGCATACCGCTTGGCTTGATTCCCTTGGTTCGCTCAGGGCTTTCACCGTTTGTTGCCGCCTTTTCGATGGTGCCACCCATCGCTATTTTGCCCATACTCTTTATCGTCTTTGGTATGGGCGAAGTGGCAAAAGTGGCGCTCATTGTCATTGGTGTTACGCCCTTGATCGTGCGTGATTTGCAACAGAGAGTTGAGGAGTTTTCACGCGAACAGCTCATCAAAGCCCAAACATTGGGAGCGAGTACGTGGACGTTGGTGATTCGCATCATATTGCCTCAGATGTTACCAAGGCTTCTTGACTCTGTGCGATTGACACTGGGAACTGCGTGGATTTTTCTCATCTCCGCCGAAGCGATTGCCGCAACCGAAGGGTTGGGGTATCGCATCTTTTTGGTACGCCGTTATTTGGCGATGGATCTTATTTTGCCTTATGTGGTTTGGATAACCTTGCTTGCTTTTTTGGCAGATTTCTTGCTCAAAAAGTTTACATGTAAACTCTTTCCGTGGTATGAAACAAAGGAGAGAGCATGA
- a CDS encoding putative urea ABC transporter substrate-binding protein has product MKSFLHSTLKLFVATTLASTVMATSLLADTKEKFQVAWTIYVGWMPWDYAQQTGIIDKWAKKYGIQIEMVQVNDYVESINQYTAGKFDGCVMTNMDALTIPAAGGVDSTALIVGDFSNGNDGIILKNKKKLSDIKGQSVNLVELSVSHYLLARGLESVGLKEKDIKVINTSDADIVAAFSSKDVTSLVTWNPQLSEIAGMKNASLVFDSSKIPGEIIDMLVMNTKTIEENPKLAKALTGAWYEVMALMKKGDESALKAMATASGTDLAGFNAQLKTTMLFHDASEAVKFTTSDALPKTMQKVSQFSFDHGILGDSAKNAAYVGMQFPNGKTYGNQSNVKLRFIDTYMKMASDGTL; this is encoded by the coding sequence ATGAAGTCTTTTTTACACTCAACCCTCAAGCTTTTTGTTGCCACTACGCTGGCTTCTACTGTCATGGCGACCTCTTTATTGGCGGATACCAAAGAGAAGTTTCAAGTGGCATGGACGATTTATGTCGGCTGGATGCCTTGGGATTATGCGCAGCAAACAGGTATCATCGACAAATGGGCCAAAAAATACGGCATCCAAATCGAGATGGTTCAAGTCAATGACTATGTTGAGTCCATCAACCAATACACCGCAGGTAAATTTGATGGCTGTGTGATGACCAACATGGACGCGCTTACCATTCCCGCAGCAGGTGGTGTGGACTCAACCGCACTCATCGTGGGTGACTTTTCCAACGGAAATGATGGCATCATCCTCAAAAATAAGAAAAAACTCTCCGACATCAAAGGACAAAGTGTCAACCTTGTCGAACTCTCCGTCTCTCACTACCTTTTGGCGCGTGGACTTGAAAGTGTAGGGCTTAAAGAAAAAGACATCAAAGTCATTAACACGTCTGATGCAGACATTGTCGCTGCTTTTAGTTCTAAAGACGTGACGTCTCTTGTCACATGGAACCCACAACTCAGCGAAATTGCAGGGATGAAAAATGCCTCGTTGGTCTTTGACTCTAGCAAAATCCCCGGTGAAATCATCGATATGTTGGTCATGAACACCAAAACGATTGAAGAGAACCCTAAACTAGCAAAAGCGCTCACAGGGGCGTGGTATGAAGTAATGGCATTGATGAAAAAAGGCGACGAAAGCGCACTTAAAGCAATGGCAACAGCTTCTGGAACAGACCTCGCAGGGTTTAACGCACAACTCAAAACAACGATGCTTTTCCACGATGCAAGCGAAGCGGTGAAATTTACCACCAGTGACGCACTTCCAAAAACAATGCAAAAAGTGAGTCAATTTTCATTTGATCATGGCATCTTAGGCGATAGCGCTAAAAATGCAGCCTATGTAGGTATGCAGTTTCCAAACGGCAAAACCTACGGCAATCAAAGCAATGTCAAATTACGCTTTATCGATACGTACATGAAAATGGCAAGTGACGGTACATTGTAA